From Candidatus Sphingomonas colombiensis, one genomic window encodes:
- a CDS encoding ATP-binding cassette domain-containing protein translates to MKREELDLLCAEALRPHAAAQRLSRLCAAAAATTGILLLGIAGWFITGAALAGAAGILAVQAFNYLLPSAGIRLLAILRTVCRYGERLYGHQAALGAMATIRVKLFARLLGTPDAPLASGTVAAALVQDVDILEDRFVREPSRVAAIAAVTAMFVLAIPAGAGAIAALALITLTIVVVAKTCAPLILPTRAHRLQEAVATLKRDMVEFASASPEIAAYAMAPAVERRLHRLAREVDDSRKALVAAEAMLAALTTVCSALAIAVTLAFSTTGRALTLLAALSAAGAMEVIGAYVRSVGRDAIVAASLTRLASLMGPSVVAKFGGAPAGTNIRLGQASAEIILTAGDRLLVTGRSGAGKTSLLECLAGLRTLCSVPIIIDGAPVANMAPGARRDLFALAPQDGLMIAGTVADNLRLARSGLTEEALWAALEAACLDGDVRAMPQGLLTWIGDNGVQLSGGQRKRLSIARALLAERPWLLLDEPSEGLDPRTEAALRANLDRWLSRTGAGLILVTHRPALHSLGQRHLVLDPETEVVTGDVHAEPREHGTFPTMPILPLVNPVSTGR, encoded by the coding sequence GTGAAGCGCGAGGAGCTCGATCTGCTGTGCGCGGAGGCGCTGCGTCCACATGCGGCAGCGCAGCGTCTTTCCAGGCTGTGCGCGGCGGCCGCCGCGACAACGGGAATCCTACTGCTAGGCATCGCCGGCTGGTTCATCACCGGCGCGGCACTGGCCGGTGCTGCCGGTATCCTTGCGGTTCAGGCTTTCAATTATCTCTTGCCGAGCGCGGGCATCCGGCTGCTCGCCATCCTGCGCACCGTCTGTCGTTATGGCGAGCGGCTTTATGGGCACCAGGCGGCGCTTGGCGCGATGGCGACGATCAGGGTGAAGTTGTTTGCGCGCCTGCTTGGGACGCCCGACGCGCCGCTGGCGTCGGGCACGGTCGCGGCTGCGCTCGTGCAGGACGTCGATATCCTTGAGGACCGCTTCGTTCGTGAGCCGTCTCGGGTCGCGGCGATCGCTGCTGTCACCGCCATGTTCGTGCTCGCGATACCGGCGGGAGCAGGTGCCATTGCCGCGCTGGCGCTGATCACGCTTACGATCGTCGTGGTGGCCAAGACATGCGCGCCGCTTATCCTGCCGACGCGTGCGCATCGCCTTCAGGAAGCTGTCGCGACCCTCAAGCGCGACATGGTCGAATTTGCCTCCGCCTCTCCGGAGATCGCCGCTTATGCCATGGCGCCCGCCGTCGAGCGGCGGCTTCACCGCCTCGCGCGCGAGGTGGACGACAGCCGAAAGGCGCTTGTCGCCGCCGAAGCCATGCTCGCCGCGTTGACTACGGTGTGCTCGGCGCTAGCGATTGCAGTCACACTTGCCTTCTCAACGACGGGCCGGGCACTGACCCTGCTTGCCGCGCTTTCCGCAGCCGGCGCGATGGAGGTGATCGGCGCCTATGTGCGTTCGGTTGGGCGGGACGCAATCGTCGCCGCAAGCCTGACAAGGCTCGCGAGCTTGATGGGCCCCTCTGTAGTAGCGAAATTCGGGGGCGCGCCGGCCGGCACGAATATCCGGCTAGGTCAGGCCTCTGCCGAAATCATCCTTACCGCAGGCGACCGCCTCCTCGTGACCGGCCGATCGGGCGCAGGCAAGACGAGCCTGCTCGAATGTCTCGCCGGGTTGCGCACATTGTGCAGCGTGCCGATCATTATCGATGGCGCGCCGGTCGCCAACATGGCCCCGGGCGCACGTCGCGATCTGTTCGCGCTTGCGCCGCAGGACGGCCTGATGATTGCTGGAACGGTTGCGGACAATCTCAGGCTTGCGCGTTCGGGGCTCACCGAGGAGGCGCTTTGGGCCGCACTTGAGGCTGCCTGTCTCGATGGGGACGTGCGCGCCATGCCTCAGGGGCTACTGACCTGGATCGGTGACAATGGCGTGCAACTGTCGGGTGGGCAGCGCAAACGGCTCTCGATCGCGCGCGCACTGCTGGCGGAACGCCCCTGGCTGTTGCTCGACGAGCCGAGTGAGGGGCTGGATCCGAGAACCGAGGCGGCGTTGCGCGCGAATCTCGATCGCTGGCTCTCACGCACTGGCGCGGGCTTAATTCTCGTTACGCATCGGCCCGCGCTGCATTCGCTAGGCCAGCGGCATTTGGTGTTGGATCCGGAGACAGAGGTTGTGACTGGTGATGTACACGCAGAA
- the cydD gene encoding thiol reductant ABC exporter subunit CydD — translation MARSHLLSPWLFDGVVAIALAAAIAITASVSARYCGIYVMALAGIVAAGIARAIVEYRAATRGQDTAAAAKNTWRARIFPTVLTASAGSRHMLGEQIADATDRIESLDGYHARFLPLRHAAVVTPLLIAAAAAPASWVAALIMLVTLIPFAIGMALAGSATRRAAARQLAALGRLSGLFVDRVRAMPVIVAFGAEERITRQLDKTTRDVAARTITVLRIAFLSGAVIEFFAALSVALVAVYCGFSLLGLLPFHAPEQLDLGRALYVLILAPEFYLPMRRLAAAYHDKQLGEAAMERLNALKAPERPAPSPAQFARPPALAFEQVVIDYGERRVGPFSFDVPRGRTTVLSGETGCGKSSLLHALLGLAPLAGGRISLDGEPLVRDLRGCVSWAGQATMLLPGNIADNIRMAWPQASDDEIDRAARQAGLGALLASRADGFGTMIDPRGSGVSGGERRRIGLARALLRDAPLWLLDEPTADLDAVAAAGVIETIGGMGGRATILLATHDRNLCARADHHVVLG, via the coding sequence ATGGCACGGTCCCACCTCTTGTCTCCCTGGCTGTTCGATGGCGTCGTTGCGATAGCTCTGGCGGCCGCGATCGCTATCACTGCTTCGGTCAGCGCGCGGTATTGCGGAATATACGTAATGGCCCTTGCCGGCATCGTTGCGGCGGGAATTGCGCGGGCGATAGTGGAATACCGCGCGGCGACGCGGGGACAGGATACCGCAGCCGCCGCCAAAAATACCTGGCGCGCCCGGATATTCCCGACGGTTCTGACTGCGTCGGCCGGCTCTCGGCACATGCTCGGTGAGCAGATCGCCGATGCTACCGATCGTATCGAAAGCCTTGATGGCTATCACGCGCGATTCCTGCCGTTGCGCCACGCGGCGGTGGTGACGCCGCTGTTGATCGCGGCGGCGGCCGCTCCGGCGAGCTGGGTCGCGGCGCTGATCATGCTGGTGACGCTGATCCCGTTCGCGATCGGCATGGCGCTGGCCGGTTCCGCCACCCGCCGCGCCGCTGCCCGTCAACTTGCGGCACTGGGCCGGCTGTCCGGACTGTTTGTCGATCGCGTGCGGGCGATGCCGGTCATTGTCGCCTTTGGTGCCGAGGAAAGGATCACCCGCCAGCTCGACAAGACCACGCGGGATGTCGCGGCGCGGACCATAACCGTGCTGCGTATCGCCTTCCTGTCGGGCGCGGTGATCGAATTTTTCGCCGCACTTTCGGTTGCGCTCGTCGCTGTTTACTGCGGCTTCAGCTTGTTGGGGCTGCTGCCCTTTCATGCCCCCGAACAGCTCGATCTTGGCCGCGCGCTGTACGTGCTGATTCTCGCTCCGGAATTCTATCTGCCCATGCGGCGACTGGCGGCGGCCTATCATGACAAGCAGTTGGGCGAAGCTGCGATGGAGCGACTGAATGCGCTGAAGGCTCCCGAACGCCCGGCGCCTTCGCCTGCGCAATTCGCGCGGCCGCCCGCGCTGGCTTTTGAGCAGGTGGTCATCGATTATGGTGAGCGTCGGGTAGGCCCTTTCAGCTTTGACGTTCCGCGCGGCCGGACCACCGTTTTGTCCGGCGAGACGGGCTGCGGTAAATCGAGCCTGCTCCACGCTCTGCTCGGGCTGGCGCCGCTTGCCGGTGGGCGGATATCGCTCGATGGCGAGCCGTTGGTCCGCGATCTGCGTGGCTGCGTGAGCTGGGCCGGGCAGGCGACCATGCTGCTTCCAGGAAACATTGCGGACAATATCCGGATGGCATGGCCGCAAGCCAGCGACGACGAGATCGACCGCGCCGCGCGACAGGCTGGTCTTGGCGCGTTGCTTGCTTCCCGCGCGGACGGCTTCGGCACGATGATCGACCCGCGCGGCTCCGGGGTGTCGGGCGGGGAGCGCCGTCGGATCGGCTTGGCGCGGGCGTTGTTGCGTGATGCGCCGCTGTGGCTGTTGGACGAGCCGACCGCGGATCTCGACGCCGTCGCGGCAGCGGGCGTGATAGAAACGATCGGCGGGATGGGCGGCCGCGCAACGATCCTTCTCGCGACGCATGACCGAAATCTGTGCGCTCGTGCTGACCATCATGTGGTGCTGGGGTGA
- a CDS encoding cytochrome ubiquinol oxidase subunit I: protein MVDMAVIELSRLQFALTALYHFLFVPLTLGLSFMLVIMESIYVMTGRPIWRTVTRFWSKLFGINFVLGVATGLTMEFEFGTNWSYYSHYVGDIFGAPLAIEGLMAFFLEATFVGLMFFGWDKLSKRQHLFTTFMVALGSNLSALWILIANGWMQHPVGAAFNPATMRMEVTDFAAVLFNPVAQAKFVHTVSAGYVTASVFVLGVSSWYLLKGKWVAVARRSFTVAAAFGLASSLSVVVLGDESGYALTDNQKMKLAALEAMWHTEPAPAGIAIFGIPSLEGRHTRYEIKIPYLLGLISTRSLTGEVSGITELVARAQVRIEDGIEAYDAVEKLKLNRNDLAAREQFERHKLDLGYALLLKRYVADPRTASPEQIVQAAWSTVPNVPVMFWVFRVMAGLGFFFIAFFLLAFYFSTVRRFDARWFLRAAVWIIPLPWLAIEFGWILAEIGRQPWAIDGVLPTFLGASSLSVPALWTTIIGFTLIYGALAVIEIRLMLATIGKGPIEQQDVSDAESPSTPGYAPLPAE, encoded by the coding sequence ATGGTCGACATGGCTGTCATTGAGCTTTCACGGCTCCAGTTCGCGCTGACTGCACTCTATCATTTCCTGTTCGTGCCACTGACGCTCGGCCTATCCTTCATGCTGGTCATCATGGAGAGTATCTATGTGATGACCGGACGGCCGATCTGGCGGACGGTAACCCGGTTTTGGAGCAAATTATTCGGCATTAATTTCGTGCTTGGCGTCGCCACCGGCCTGACCATGGAATTCGAATTCGGCACCAACTGGTCGTATTATTCGCATTATGTGGGCGACATCTTCGGCGCGCCGCTCGCGATCGAGGGACTGATGGCCTTCTTCCTCGAGGCGACCTTTGTCGGGCTGATGTTCTTCGGCTGGGACAAGCTCAGCAAGCGCCAGCATCTCTTCACGACCTTCATGGTCGCGCTGGGATCGAACCTCTCGGCGCTCTGGATCCTCATCGCCAATGGCTGGATGCAGCATCCGGTCGGCGCAGCGTTCAATCCCGCGACGATGCGCATGGAGGTTACGGATTTTGCGGCGGTGCTGTTCAATCCAGTGGCGCAGGCCAAGTTCGTCCATACGGTGAGCGCGGGTTATGTCACCGCCTCGGTGTTCGTGCTCGGCGTATCGTCTTGGTATCTGCTCAAGGGCAAATGGGTCGCGGTCGCCCGCCGCTCCTTTACCGTCGCTGCCGCCTTTGGCCTGGCGTCGTCCCTCTCGGTCGTCGTGCTGGGCGACGAAAGCGGTTACGCGCTTACCGACAACCAGAAAATGAAACTCGCCGCGCTCGAGGCGATGTGGCACACCGAACCAGCTCCCGCAGGAATCGCCATATTTGGCATTCCGAGCCTGGAAGGGCGCCACACACGCTACGAAATCAAGATTCCTTATTTACTGGGCCTGATCTCCACCCGCAGCCTGACCGGCGAAGTTTCCGGCATCACCGAACTTGTCGCCAGGGCGCAGGTGCGGATCGAAGACGGGATTGAGGCTTATGATGCGGTCGAGAAGCTCAAGCTCAACCGCAACGACCTTGCAGCGCGCGAACAGTTCGAACGACACAAGCTCGATCTTGGCTACGCGCTCCTGCTCAAGCGTTACGTCGCCGATCCACGCACCGCCTCGCCTGAGCAGATCGTGCAGGCGGCGTGGTCGACAGTACCCAATGTGCCGGTGATGTTCTGGGTGTTCCGCGTCATGGCAGGGCTCGGTTTCTTCTTTATCGCATTCTTCCTGCTGGCCTTTTACTTCTCGACCGTCCGGCGCTTCGACGCACGCTGGTTTTTGCGCGCCGCCGTATGGATCATTCCGCTGCCATGGCTGGCCATCGAGTTCGGCTGGATATTGGCGGAGATCGGGCGCCAACCATGGGCAATCGATGGCGTGCTGCCGACATTCCTCGGCGCATCTAGCCTCAGCGTGCCGGCATTATGGACCACGATCATCGGCTTCACGCTGATCTACGGCGCGCTCGCGGTGATCGAGATTCGCCTGATGCTCGCGACCATCGGCAAGGGGCCGATCGAGCAACAGGACGTATCGGATGCGGAGTCCCCATCCACCCCTGGCTATGCGCCGCTTCCCGCCGAATAA
- the cydB gene encoding cytochrome d ubiquinol oxidase subunit II, which yields MVPPIDYETLRLIWWVLMGVLLIGFALTDGFDLGVAALLPFVARDDVERRMVINTIGATWEGNQVWFILGGGAIFAAWPFVYAVSFSGLYLAMFLLLAALILRPVGFKYRSKRPDPVWRNRWDWALFVGGLVPALVFGVAVGNVLTGIPFRLDSDLRSFYEGSLLGLFHPFALVAGLLSVAMLVLHGSSWLAIKVEHGAVHDRAARFGQFAAILSIVLFAAGGLMVATTGMGFRVSAVVDTAGPSNPHLTATVAAAGAWLDNYHTHPWMLVAPLLGLLGPVIALIGIRMRREILAFGGSSLSAFGIIVTVGLSMFPFILPSSIDPASSLTVWNASSSQMTLFIMLLVTLIFLPIVLLYTAWAYRVMFGRVTLEEVGSNPDFY from the coding sequence ATGGTACCTCCGATCGACTATGAGACGCTTCGCCTGATCTGGTGGGTGCTGATGGGCGTGCTGCTGATCGGTTTCGCGCTGACCGACGGCTTCGACCTCGGCGTTGCCGCACTGCTCCCCTTCGTCGCGCGGGACGATGTGGAGCGCCGCATGGTCATCAACACCATTGGCGCGACCTGGGAAGGCAACCAAGTATGGTTCATCCTCGGCGGCGGCGCGATCTTTGCGGCATGGCCGTTCGTCTATGCGGTGAGCTTTTCGGGCCTTTACCTGGCGATGTTCCTGCTGCTTGCCGCGCTCATTCTGCGGCCCGTCGGGTTCAAATATCGTTCGAAACGCCCCGATCCCGTGTGGCGCAACCGCTGGGACTGGGCATTGTTCGTCGGCGGCCTCGTGCCTGCCCTGGTCTTCGGCGTGGCGGTCGGCAATGTACTGACCGGTATTCCGTTTCGCCTCGATAGCGATTTGCGATCTTTCTACGAGGGTAGCCTGCTCGGTCTTTTCCACCCCTTTGCCTTAGTCGCCGGCCTGTTATCGGTGGCGATGCTGGTGCTCCACGGATCGAGCTGGCTCGCCATCAAGGTCGAGCACGGCGCCGTCCATGATCGGGCTGCCCGTTTCGGCCAATTCGCCGCCATCCTGTCGATCGTGCTATTCGCGGCCGGCGGATTGATGGTAGCGACGACGGGCATGGGTTTTCGCGTGAGCGCTGTCGTTGACACGGCGGGCCCGTCCAATCCACACCTGACCGCGACCGTTGCCGCGGCGGGCGCCTGGCTCGATAATTACCACACCCACCCCTGGATGCTGGTCGCGCCGCTGCTTGGCCTGCTGGGGCCGGTGATCGCGCTGATTGGCATTCGCATGCGGCGCGAAATATTGGCCTTTGGCGGATCCTCACTTAGCGCGTTCGGGATCATTGTAACCGTCGGATTGTCGATGTTTCCTTTCATCTTGCCCAGTTCAATCGACCCGGCCTCGAGTTTGACGGTGTGGAACGCGTCGTCCAGCCAGATGACCCTGTTCATCATGCTGCTGGTGACGTTGATCTTCCTGCCGATCGTGCTGCTCTACACCGCCTGGGCCTATCGCGTGATGTTTGGACGCGTGACGCTCGAGGAGGTCGGCAGCAACCCCGATTTCTACTAG
- the cydX gene encoding cytochrome bd-I oxidase subunit CydX, whose amino-acid sequence MWYFSWILGLGLAVAFGILNGIWHEFHSDPDDDVIF is encoded by the coding sequence ATGTGGTATTTTAGCTGGATATTGGGGCTCGGCCTCGCCGTCGCCTTCGGCATACTCAATGGAATATGGCACGAATTCCATTCCGATCCGGATGATGACGTGATTTTTTGA
- a CDS encoding LuxR C-terminal-related transcriptional regulator, which produces MSELATIASVDMNHRAGPLTVEDCDLCFAALKERDRNCLRLVARNYKTKEIARHLELSEHTINKIIFDIRSSLHGEYRGSVARLFVEWETRQEQIAAAQSHPPRAQVPDILAPHDRSDQDRSDEPVTAGPPLAEPQRSYVVSRVSTLVPLRVGGKQANHLPPRETLVTIAVLAAAALVALGSAVSLLTSLSGLLR; this is translated from the coding sequence TTGAGCGAGTTAGCGACGATTGCGAGCGTCGACATGAATCACCGCGCCGGTCCATTGACCGTGGAGGATTGCGACTTGTGCTTCGCCGCCCTTAAAGAGCGTGATCGAAATTGCCTGCGTCTGGTTGCCCGAAACTATAAGACCAAGGAAATTGCCCGGCACCTCGAGCTTTCCGAGCATACGATCAACAAGATCATCTTCGATATCCGCAGCAGTCTCCACGGCGAGTATCGGGGCTCGGTGGCACGCTTGTTCGTAGAATGGGAGACTCGGCAAGAGCAGATTGCCGCAGCGCAGTCCCACCCGCCAAGAGCGCAAGTGCCCGACATCCTCGCACCGCACGATCGCAGCGATCAGGATCGATCGGATGAACCGGTGACGGCGGGGCCGCCCCTCGCCGAGCCGCAGCGATCTTACGTCGTATCGCGCGTCTCCACGCTTGTCCCGCTGCGCGTTGGGGGAAAGCAGGCGAACCACCTGCCGCCGAGGGAAACGCTCGTTACGATCGCAGTCCTCGCCGCAGCGGCGTTAGTGGCACTGGGGTCCGCCGTATCGCTGCTCACCAGTTTGAGCGGGCTGCTGCGCTAA
- the radC gene encoding DNA repair protein RadC: protein MANEAPADGSGCRRALEALIGLTRPDCARELSGRLIERFGSFGEVISAHAADRAPVLDQLPEIEQMLQSVQLALIHMLSDQFARRPVLSSDQAVLDYLRCRMAYEPVERFRVLFLNAANELLADEIMGVGTVSSVHAYPREILKRCLELGATALLLVHNHPSGNPAPSKADLDLTDRIASAARWFDVVLHDHLVVAKHGWTSFRKAGYL, encoded by the coding sequence ATGGCGAACGAAGCGCCGGCAGATGGATCTGGGTGCCGACGCGCCCTGGAAGCCCTGATCGGGCTGACCCGCCCCGATTGTGCGCGGGAGCTTTCAGGTCGGCTGATAGAGCGTTTCGGATCGTTCGGCGAAGTGATTTCCGCGCACGCCGCAGATCGGGCGCCGGTCCTCGATCAACTGCCAGAGATCGAGCAGATGCTGCAATCTGTCCAACTGGCGCTGATTCATATGTTGAGCGACCAATTCGCGCGCCGCCCGGTGCTGTCCAGCGATCAGGCGGTCCTCGATTATCTTCGATGCCGCATGGCCTATGAACCGGTCGAGCGATTTCGCGTGCTGTTTCTCAACGCGGCGAACGAGCTACTCGCTGACGAAATCATGGGCGTCGGTACCGTATCGTCGGTTCACGCCTATCCGCGCGAGATATTGAAACGCTGCCTCGAGCTTGGTGCCACCGCGCTCCTGCTCGTGCACAATCATCCCTCCGGCAATCCCGCGCCCTCGAAGGCGGATCTCGATCTGACCGATCGCATCGCAAGCGCGGCCCGCTGGTTCGACGTCGTCCTCCACGATCACCTCGTGGTGGCAAAACATGGTTGGACCAGTTTCCGTAAGGCCGGGTATCTATGA
- a CDS encoding AbrB/MazE/SpoVT family DNA-binding domain-containing protein encodes MNAPNAPDDFPASLRAAACRGLMRLDAVMERNIGKALSTRPYWMFLLELYLAEFEGRTMFQSCLVTEGAPANTHRRAAKLADMGILIREPDPDDHRRVDLKLTPATRAMLEHALNATVTLYRAMARELLPDSEIEYGLLDHAETWYKRLFSTKYEHSAMNILRGKVIAGGRIALPADVRRSLGLQNGDTVLFEIEGDELRIRPARSALRRVQERLRAFAPNEGLVSDELIAERRAEASRD; translated from the coding sequence ATGAACGCGCCCAACGCCCCGGATGATTTTCCTGCCTCGCTTCGCGCTGCCGCATGCCGCGGGCTGATGCGCCTTGATGCTGTGATGGAGCGAAATATCGGCAAAGCGCTTTCAACGCGCCCATATTGGATGTTCCTGCTTGAGCTATATCTCGCGGAATTCGAAGGCAGGACGATGTTTCAATCGTGCCTGGTTACCGAGGGAGCGCCCGCCAACACGCATCGCCGCGCTGCAAAGCTAGCCGATATGGGCATATTGATCCGCGAACCGGATCCGGATGACCATCGAAGGGTGGATCTTAAGTTGACGCCGGCGACCAGAGCCATGCTTGAGCATGCGCTCAATGCGACGGTCACGCTCTATCGCGCGATGGCCCGCGAGTTGCTCCCAGACTCAGAAATCGAGTATGGCTTGTTGGATCACGCCGAAACATGGTACAAAAGACTATTCAGTACCAAATACGAGCATAGTGCCATGAACATCCTTCGCGGCAAGGTTATAGCTGGCGGGCGTATCGCGCTGCCCGCCGACGTGCGCCGTTCGCTTGGACTCCAGAACGGCGACACTGTCCTGTTTGAAATTGAGGGTGATGAGCTTCGTATTCGTCCCGCCCGTTCCGCGCTTCGACGGGTGCAGGAGCGACTGCGCGCCTTCGCGCCGAATGAAGGGCTGGTGTCGGACGAACTGATTGCTGAACGTCGGGCCGAGGCTTCGCGTGACTGA
- a CDS encoding type II toxin-antitoxin system VapC family toxin, with product MLNVGPRLRVTERSADQTYVLDASALLCLLFGEPGAEQVEARLTRALVSAVNYHEVFAKLTDRGVEPDEAKAMLAELDIDIIPVDRDQADAGGALRPTTRALGLSLGDRTCLALAQTRNAVAVTADQVWKKVDLGVEIEVVR from the coding sequence TTGCTGAACGTCGGGCCGAGGCTTCGCGTGACTGAGAGATCGGCCGATCAAACCTATGTCCTCGACGCGTCGGCATTACTCTGTTTGCTTTTCGGGGAACCGGGGGCCGAGCAGGTCGAAGCGCGCCTGACCCGGGCGCTGGTGTCGGCTGTGAATTACCATGAGGTGTTCGCAAAGCTCACCGATCGCGGTGTCGAACCAGACGAGGCGAAGGCGATGCTGGCGGAACTCGATATCGACATCATTCCGGTTGACCGCGATCAGGCTGATGCTGGCGGGGCGCTACGGCCCACCACACGTGCATTGGGCCTGTCCCTCGGCGATCGCACCTGCCTCGCGCTGGCCCAGACACGCAATGCCGTGGCGGTGACCGCTGACCAGGTCTGGAAAAAGGTCGATCTTGGCGTTGAAATCGAGGTGGTTCGATGA
- a CDS encoding nucleotidyltransferase domain-containing protein — translation MRTDITHLPATKQRELERVVEILFQGLREATQNATGSRKSARILKVILFGSYARGDWVDAPFDPNQFTSDYDILVIVNQTELTDRAGYWEQTEQRLLDAYHVEKIIRTPVNFIVHSLQQVNDGLAHGRLLFMEIAKDGVILYQSDDRLLAEPKPKTPMQAYLTAKDYFEDKFPAAMRWYRIAELAEGEGFFSNTAYLLHQATENLYKCALLTLTFYAPRNPNILFLRGMAEGLDRRLFNAWPRGTHAERAMYQKLKEAYRKGQHSRHFDISPEELDWLRRKIQILGEIVHEVCTDRIALLKVAAESTPKPA, via the coding sequence ATGCGGACTGACATCACCCATCTTCCCGCCACCAAACAGCGTGAACTCGAACGTGTCGTCGAGATTCTGTTTCAGGGGCTGCGCGAAGCGACGCAAAATGCGACAGGATCGCGGAAATCAGCGCGTATCCTCAAGGTCATCCTGTTCGGATCATATGCGCGCGGTGATTGGGTCGACGCCCCCTTCGATCCCAACCAGTTCACCTCCGATTATGACATCCTCGTCATCGTCAACCAAACGGAACTGACCGATCGCGCGGGATATTGGGAGCAGACCGAACAGCGGCTGCTTGATGCCTACCACGTCGAGAAGATCATCCGCACGCCGGTAAATTTCATCGTCCACTCGCTTCAGCAGGTCAACGACGGCCTCGCCCACGGGCGCCTTCTCTTCATGGAGATCGCGAAGGATGGCGTGATCCTTTACCAGTCCGATGATCGGTTGCTCGCGGAGCCCAAGCCCAAGACGCCCATGCAGGCGTATCTGACGGCAAAGGACTATTTCGAAGACAAATTCCCCGCCGCGATGAGATGGTACCGGATAGCAGAACTGGCGGAAGGTGAAGGCTTTTTCAGCAACACCGCCTACCTTCTCCATCAGGCCACCGAAAATCTGTATAAATGCGCCTTGCTGACGCTGACCTTCTACGCCCCGCGCAACCCCAACATTCTCTTTCTCCGAGGGATGGCCGAAGGCCTCGACCGAAGGCTCTTCAATGCCTGGCCTCGTGGTACGCACGCCGAGCGCGCCATGTACCAGAAACTCAAGGAAGCCTATCGCAAGGGACAGCATTCGAGGCATTTCGACATTTCGCCTGAAGAACTCGACTGGCTCCGGAGAAAAATTCAAATACTTGGGGAAATCGTACATGAGGTTTGCACCGACCGCATCGCGTTGCTGAAAGTAGCGGCCGAGAGCACGCCGAAACCAGCCTGA
- a CDS encoding RNA polymerase sigma factor, with protein MSPPINPRDQELTQAHLDDVSTNGLENSDDRGRFSLEKIYRSEAKGLSAYFGRRLRGDDEASDYVHEAFARLARHMSRHSILDPGHYLRRIARNLLFERTRRLRTRTAWLAVPLGPEHEPSIAPDQSFRIELDDVLKTYRRVLEELPDKTRQVFLLHRVDELTYKEIGEQLGISIPTVQYHVARALAHIDAALGQE; from the coding sequence ATGTCTCCACCGATCAATCCGCGTGATCAGGAACTCACGCAAGCTCATTTAGATGACGTCAGCACCAATGGTCTTGAAAACTCTGACGATCGCGGCCGCTTCTCGCTGGAAAAGATATATCGCAGCGAAGCGAAAGGCCTTTCCGCGTATTTTGGCCGTCGTCTTCGCGGCGACGATGAAGCCTCCGACTATGTCCACGAAGCGTTCGCCCGCCTCGCCCGCCACATGTCTCGGCATTCGATACTGGATCCCGGCCACTATCTCCGGCGGATCGCCCGAAACCTTCTCTTCGAACGAACACGACGCCTTCGAACGCGCACCGCGTGGCTTGCCGTGCCCCTGGGTCCCGAACATGAGCCATCGATCGCGCCTGACCAATCGTTTCGTATCGAGCTGGATGACGTGCTGAAAACCTATCGCCGCGTACTGGAAGAGCTCCCCGACAAGACGCGGCAAGTGTTTCTGCTTCATCGCGTCGACGAACTCACCTACAAGGAAATCGGGGAACAGTTGGGGATCAGCATCCCGACGGTGCAATATCATGTGGCGCGTGCGCTCGCGCATATCGACGCCGCACTGGGGCAGGAATGA